The Bacteroidia bacterium genome segment AACCAGTTTAAACCGTAGCTCTCGGTAGAAAAGTTAATTTCCTTTTCAGTCAGGTTATTTTTGAATTTCTCTAATTGAAAATTTCCGTCTTTGTCAAAGCAATGCGGAAAGTGAATTTTCAATTTTTCCAAATCTTTGTTAGGCACTTTTATTTCAGTCGTAATTTTTTGCTCGTTACTCATTACTTGTCCTTTTTAATTTCGTTGTCAATCAATAGTTCCTTTACATTTACGCCAAGAATTTCAGCGATTTCATAAAGCACTTCAATTCGTGGTTGTTGTCTGTTTTGCACATAAGCATTTACCATATTGTAGCTTTTGCCTAATTGCTCGGCAAGCCAAG includes the following:
- a CDS encoding helix-turn-helix transcriptional regulator; the encoded protein is MNRIKEVLDEKGIKQTWLAEQLGKSYNMVNAYVQNRQQPRIEVLYEIAEILGVNVKELLIDNEIKKDK